The genomic DNA GACAATCGAGATTATAGAATTTCTAATTGATGCATTGAAAAACTAAATCTTTATACCTATTCAATCAAATATCTGTCTGTGATAAGCCCAGATCCCCATCTCGATAAGAAATTGTCTATATATACTGACAAATTATGTTCTTCTTTCTGAAATATTAATATATGTTCTAATCCTAAACATTATATGAAATGCCCCATCTGTGAATCCGAAGGGAATTTTGTCTTTGTAAAGAACTGGAAGTACGGCTTCTATGAGGTAACCAGGTACAAATGTGGAGACTGCAATAATTATTTCAATATATATGAAGCGGAAGGAAGACGCTCATATACCATTCCAGGTTCACGGAGCAAGTGATGTCAATGGAAAAATTTGACCGCAAGTTCTGGGTATCAGAGCTAACCAAATTGGGATACCATATCAGTGAGAATCCAATACCTGTTCAGTTTCTAAGAGAAAGGAAAGCTGTACCTCCAGGCGTAAATCTGAAACAGGGATATCTGCTCTATTCCGATCCCTTAACATTTGACATCGTTCTACTGGAGTTTGACAGACTTCCATCAAGAACATCGGCGTCACGAATTGCCAGATACTGGAAGGCACACCAGCAGGGTCGGCAGCTTATGTTTTTCACCGATGGGACTGACAGTTATGCAGTTGTTGTTCCTGGCCCAATTGAATCTGAATCAACGAAAGCGAGGATACTGAGCCTTTCAGAAATGATATTCAGAACTGACAATGAAGCACTCAATTCACTGCAGTATATGGAGGATAAAAAACTACTCCGGGAACTCTACGATAACAGCTTTTTACCATATGAGAAGGTCAGAGAAGATTTCTTCCATGGCTATAGAGATCTGTATCAAAAGGTCTTTGAAACCGTCAGAGAAACTTTGGGGGAAAACGCCGCATCATATTCACAAAGATTTATTGGCAGACTCATGTTTCTTTATTTCCTTCAGAAAAAAGGCTGGTTGAAGAATAACAAGAGATTTGTTGACACGATAAAGGACTATAAAGAATTGAACTGGATCTTCTACGAAGGTCTTAGCAAAGAGGGAAATGACGGTTTACCTTATCTAGATGGCACCCTTTTTGAGAGAGAGGACTATTTTGATGAAAGGATTGAAGACCAAATCTCCGAAAAAATGAACGCAATATTCATTGAAGCAAGAGATTTTCTCAATCAGTATAATTTTACTGTGGATGAACTTTCACCATTGGATGCCGAGGTAAGCGTTGATCCAACTATGATCGGTACAATATTTGAAAACATGCTTCCTGAGCATGATAGGGGATCCAAGGGCACCTTCTACACTCCACCGGAGGAGATTTCATTCATCTGCAGAAGGGCACTCGCCCAGTATCTGAGGATAGAGGAAAATGTTGTTAACCAAGATGGTCAGGAGGTTCTGCAGGACGGAATCTCCCTCCTCCTTGACAGGATAAGATCAGAAAAAAGCGAGAAGATGGTGAGGGAACTCAGAGATAGGATCCTCAGGATAAAAATCATGGATCCTGCCGTCGGATCTGGCGGATTCCTGCTTGGAATGATGCAGGAGATGCTATCCATTCTTAGAGAAGCAGACGAGAGCGTTGGCTGGACAGCTGACATGGAAGATTATAAGAATAGGATACTCCGGAACCTCTTCGGATTTGACATTGAGGGGGAAGCCATTGAAATTGCGAAACTGAGACTCTGGCTATCTATGATCGTGGACAAGAAATCAGCAGAACCTCTTCCTAGCCTTGACATGAATTTGATACTAATACATGATTCTCTTCAGCTATCATCCCAGAGCAAGCTGGATGACAAAATTGGTATGTTCTGGGATACAATGAATGGTCTTCGCTCAAGATTCATGAATGAAACTGATTCCACATCCAGATCTAGACTCAGGAAAGAGCTTCAAAGACTTCAGGCGGATATGGAGAAACAGACAGGTGTTTACGGTGGGACCATTGAATCGTGGGGTATAGGGCCGGTGGATATCATCGTCATGAATCCCCCATACGTAAGGCAGGAATCAATACCGGCGGATAGGAAGAAACATTATACATCTAATTACAAGATCGACAAGAAATCGGATCTTTACTGCTATTTTGTCCTTAGAGCCCTAAAATTGATCAACAGTAACGGCATCGTCTCAGTCATATCTTCAGACAAGTGGCTTGAGACAGGATATGGCGAAGATCTTCAAAAGTTGCTGTCTAGCAGACTGATTGGAATATATGGACAGAGGGGGAGGACATTTGAAGCTGATGTAAACAGTGTTATCTTTGTGTACAGCAGTGATACGGACAGTTCGAAAACAACAGATTTCATCTATCTTGAATCCTACATGTCGCGTATTGTAAGAAACCATGTGCGGTTCAAAAGGTCAGATCTGAAACCCGGAAAATGGTTCTATCTCCGGGCACCAAAGATTTTCATGGAAAAGATATACCCGAAGCTGACGCACAGGCTTGGAGATTTTGCAGAAATTAAAAGAGGTTTCACAACGGGTGCCAACGATTTCTTCTACATGAAGGATGTTTCATCACAATACGAAGCTGACTATCTTGCAAATCCAAAGAAGTTTCAAGAGTGGGGTGTGACCGCGAAGAATGAGAAAGAGCTGAAAGATCAGGGGTTGATTTATATTGAGAACGAGGGTGGAGAGAGATTTGTTATAAATAGCTCTGATACAAAATCACTTGTTAGAACGACAAAGGATCTTAGGAGATATATAATTGACAAACCAAAGAGATTGTGCTTATACACCAAAGACCCAGGATCTATGACCAAAAAATACATTGAATGGGGCGAAAAACAGAATATAAGTATCAGGGGAAGAAAGGAGCCTGTTATAGGTTACAATAATGTGCCATCTGTATCTGGAAGGAAAAATTGGTATTACCTCAACGATCTTGAGCCATCAAACATAATACTACCAATGTACGTTATGGATAGATTCTTTATTCCAGTATCAAGAGAACCGGTAATTTGTGATAATACATTTTATACACTAAAATCGAAAGTTAAGGGTATTGAATCTTATCTAAACTCCACGATATTTTACATCACTATGGAATTATACCTTAGAAGACTGGGTGGGGGTGTGGGTGAGATCAAGGTAACCGATTACGAGCAGATGCCCGTCCCAGATCTGCACAAAATTGATCTATCATCCACAAATATTGCGCTTGAAAGAGATGTAATGAGATATTTCGATGAGGTTAAGATGAAGGATAGAAAAGAACTTGACAGTGAAATATTAAAGCTGCTATCTGCAGAAAGCTTCACCATCGAGGAATTTTACAAGGAATTTGTTGAGCTTGTCGATGACCGCCTTATCAAGGCTGATAGGGGACTGAAATCAAAGGAGGCTACAGATGAGCAGGATAATTGACAATGAGAATGAGAAGATGTTTAGTGTTCTTCTGAGGGAACTGTCCAAGTCAAATGAAGTTGCCATAGCCTCGGCTTATTTCAATATAGGCGGATTCGGCCTTATCAGAGATGCAATCAGGAACAAGCCTCTAAAATTCCTTGTGGGTAGACCACAGGATGAGAGCATATCATTCGAGGAACAGATAGTCAGGGAACTTGAGGAGAATGAGGATAACCCGGAATACTACAATCTTATGCTCGATGCTGTTGATTTTTTCACTGATAATCACAGACAGGTGAGAAAGAAGACTGGGGCGTTCTTTCATGGGAAGGCATACATTGGAGTAACACCAAGTTTAGAGAGGCCGGACTATGGGGTCGGAATAGTGGGATCCAGCAACTTTACATCGGCAGGTCTCAAGACAAACAATGAGCTGAACGTTGTAAACACCGATAGGGAAGTTCTGAGGGAACTCTGTGACTGGTTCTCCAGGAAATGGGAATCGTCAGAGGACTATAAGGATCAGTTCCTCAATTTCTTGAGGAATTACACCGTCACGCACACACCTTTTGAGGTTGTTGCAAAGGCCTTATACGAGGCATATAAGGGCACGATGCTTGAATCAGAAAAGATAAAGATGATGAATCTGAAGCGTTTTCAGATCGTCTCGGTTCTCGAGGCGAGGAAAATCATCTCTGCTTACAACGGCGTAGTCATCGCAGATTCAACAGGTCTTGGAAAGACGAGAACCATGCTTGCCCTGGCCCATGAAGCCAGGAAGGATGGTAAAAAGGTGCTTCTGATAGCACCAAAGAGCGTTCTCCGCACCACATGGGAAAAGGAGATGGAAGAACTTGACACGCATATTGAAAGCATAAATTCTGAGGCGATATCTGCCGATCCGTATGGTTTTTTGGAAAAGTACAGTAAAAAGAAATGTAACTTTATCATTGTCGATGAGGCCCATTATTTCAAATCGTCCTCGTCAAACCGGTACAAGGCGCTCAGGGATCTTATACTCCGTAATGGAGCTCAGGTAGTTCTCGCCACCGCGACCCCTGTTAATAACACCCTGATGGATCTGTACAACCTGATTGCCCTATTTGCCTCCGAAGAAGCCGTACAGGATATTGCCGGCCTGACGCTCAGGGGATATTTCACGAGTAATCAGAAAATGCTTCTTGAGGGAAGAAGCCTTGACATGTCATCTGTACTAGAAAGGTTTGTGGTAAGGCATTCGAGAAAGTTTGCCAAGACCCTGCAGCCTGATGTAAGCTTCCCTGATAGAATCATAGACACTGATCCACTGAACCGGTACCGATCAGGAATAGACTATGAGCTATTGAAAAAAGAACTCGAGGACCTAGTGTTTGCGCAGTATGACCTATCCATTGAAAAACTGACAGACCTCAGGCTGCCAACAGGTCAGCCTATTTCGCAGCTTGTAGTATCCAGAAAGAAGGACGATCTGAAGGATCTAGTGAAAACAATTGTGATTCTGAATCTGTTTAAAAGAATAGAGAGCTCCATAGAAGCTTTCAGAGAAACTATGCTGTCAATTCATGATTATATGGGAAAGGCGATTCATATCGCAGAAAAGACCGGTTACTTCCTCCCACGAAGCGCTGCCGATGATTCACTGTTTGACTTTGATGAGGAGATACCGCCAGATATATTTGAGAGCGCAAAATACGGATCACTCAAGGAAATGTGCCGTCTTACAGACACCGAAAAGGACTGGTTCATAGAATCTTGTAGGAAAGACCGTTATAAGATCGAAGAAATCCTGGAAAATATCCCAGCCAATGATGAGAAGTTGAATCGATTCAGGGAGAGATTGAGCAAGCTAGTGTCATCCTTAAATCCTCCCAACGGTGTTGTTGTTTTCTCACAATACACGGCCACTGCAAGGGCAGTTTATAACGCCGTAAGGGATCTGAAAACAAAATGCTACCTTACCACTGGATCGGAATGCCGTGACCATGAGGGAAGGAATTCCGATATAACAAAGATAGTTGGTCTTTTCCAGGAGTATGGTGGAGTGCTTGTAAGCACCGATGTTCTCAGCGAGGGACAGAACCTCCAGAATGGACAGTATGTGGTGAACTATGACTTCCCATGGAACCCTGTCGTTCTAATACAGAGGGCAGGTAGGGTGGACAGGATGGGATCAAAACACAGGAAGATATACCTGATCAACATGATGCAGGAAAATTCTGATCCCAACGATCCGCAGTCATTGGAGCATTTCATTGGGCTCATGAAGAAACTTTACACCAAGATATCAGGAATCAAGGATACCATAGGCATTGATTCGCCTGTGCTGGGGGAAGATGCCGATCCAAAGGATTTTGGAGAGACCCAGAAAAGGATATACGAAGGCAAAAGCGAGGTTCTGGAGGCCATCGCAAAGGAGCTGGAACAAATTACCAACGATCCCAAGGATAAACTCATGGAAATAATAGATCAGATGGGTGAAGAATGGATCAAAGCAATACCTAGGGGAATAGGGGCGTACAAGAAATACGGGAGAGATGGTCTATTTTCCCTATTTACGGACGGAGACAGGCTCTACTGGCGATTGAAGTTTTTTGACGACGATACGGTAATTGCTGATCCTGGGCAGATTGTCAGTATTCTCACGGAACGTCAGTCTGAAGATGAATCTGGCCAGAAAATAGAATACAAAGGCTTGGTTGAGAAACTCAAGGCACTGAAGGATGATACTCTAGAGATGATCAAGGCAGACATGAGGAAGAGCAAATCCTCATCAATACTTCCAAAAATGTCAAAAAAAGCAATAGCAGTTTACGAGAAACTTGCCTCTCTGGATGAGGAGCTGGCGCTCAGGTTTAGAAATGTTGCATCCAGGGAGACTCTGGTGAATTCCTTATTCGAATCCATGGGTTCTCCAAATTTTTTGGAAAATGCCAGGAGGGTAATAGAAAAAATAACGATCCGGGAAAGCGCGGTTAAGGAGACGCAAGCGACACTAAAACGTGTATGCTGGTGTCTTCTGTCAAGAGGGAAATAGACAAATGGAAAATTCTATTAAAACAAAACTTCTGGAATTTAAACAGAGAGCATATTCTCTGCTTACAATACAGATACCTGAATACCCATCTGGATACAACAAAGAAAAGGTTAGAAACGAGGTTATTGGCAATATTGCAGGAAAGATCCCTGAAATTCTTGGTATATCGGACATCATCGGAAGAAGGAAGGCCAAATCAATTGCAACTAACTATCTGAACACCAATATGGAGAAACAGAGAAGGATGCAAAGGGAGAATGCAGTTAGATATGCTAACAGCCAGCTGGGTATCCTCGTAAAGGAGATTAAGAGCTTTCTCTCAACAGTCTCTGTTCCAACCCGTAATCTGACCTTGAGCGGAAACAGCTATCTATTGATCAGAAAGATGAACAGATTGAATAAATATAGCACACCTACGCGCAGAATTATGGAACTTATAAAAGTGCTTGATGAAATCATCAACATGGAACTGATTGAGAACAGTGAAATCACATCCTATATCCAAAATAGGGGCCCATTAAATTTGTTAGCTCTTGATTTGATTAATTCTCTTGAGAATTGTTTGAGAACTATGCTTCGGCAAGAGGGGAGAGGAATGTTTGGTGACAATTATGAGGATATTGTCCCGCCATATATCCGTACCAGAGCTAAAAAAAGGATGTTAAGCCAAGAGCAGAAAGAAAGTACACAGGGCGAAGATTTATTCTCGTACCTGGTGTTCTCGGATTATCTTGAAATTATACTGCAAGAAAACAACTGGGAATGCTGTTTTTCGCAGATATTTCCCAGTAAGGAATGGATTCGTATAAAAATAAATGAGATTGCACCGATCAGAAATTCATTGGCACATTCAAGAAAAATTACAAAGGACCAAATTGACAGACTCAGAATTAACTCGGGTGATATAAAGAGGATAATCGGGAAGGCGTTTCCGTGCTAGGCGGATTAACCCATTTCGGAAATCTAACTTTGTATACTGATATAGTGGTTATCTTTGTTCCCACATGGTGTGAATGTGGAAGAAACTTCAGGCCAAACTCAGACTCATGGTGAAGAAGATACTGAGGAAATACGGCTATCCTCCGGACAAGCAGGAGAAAGCCACACTGACAGTACTATAACAGGCTAAACTGTTGGGGTATGAATGGGTTAGCTAAAATTCTAAATCTCACTTTATATTTGAAGAATACATTTTTAAGCTTTGGCTGCATAGATTAAACATGGCTAACAACAAATTTGAGGAACAGGTAGAAGATTTTTACAATTACTTGATCAAAGAAAAATGTGAATATCTGCAATTATTTTCTACTCTCGAAATTCAGATAGAAGGATGGTTCAGAGGAGAGTTAATGCGTTACTTTAAGAGGAATAAAATTGAATTGACGGTCTATAATAGGGAAGTTAAAAATAATGGAAATATTATTGACTTTAAAATTAACACTGATGCACAAGAGTATTGGATTGAGCTAAAACATATTTTAGTAGGGAAACAAAAGAAAGGAACTTTCACACTTAACTCTTATTTTTCAAAGAATTATTTTATCGCAAAAGATTTGAACAAATTAATTCTGAGCGAAAATCCAGAAAAAAAGGTATACGTGCTTTCATTTGTCTCAGTGAATAATATTAAGATTAGGGCTTCTAATAAAATAAACAACTCTAACGATCTAATATCACAGCTAAAAGGAATTATTGATAAAAGGGGAATAAAAGCAGAACCCTCAAACTATAATTTCGATGAATATACCAAGTTTGGATACTTCCTTTTAAAGGTAAATGAAAAACAAGACTAAGAAACGTTAAGTCAATATCGGAGAACGAAAAATGAATTTTTATTATTCAATCATTAATATATCCCAATAGGCGATTGTGGAGTATATAAATAAAAATGATCAATCTAATTTTGAGTATATAAGACCGAATATTACTATACCATCTTTGGTATATGATACCAACCTAATGCCTCAAACAAAGGCTATATGAAATCCTTTTTTGTGGATTCTTCGTTGTATTTTCTGATTTCACCAGACTTCTTGATCTGTTCGTATTTCGATATGAGTTCAATAATTCTTTCAAAATCTATGTTGTAATCTTCTTTCGCCCTTACGGATTCTGTCATTTAAACCCCCCTTTGTTAGATCATCTCCACCCCTCTACCCATTC from Thermoplasma sp. Kam2015 includes the following:
- a CDS encoding Eco57I restriction-modification methylase domain-containing protein, which codes for MSMEKFDRKFWVSELTKLGYHISENPIPVQFLRERKAVPPGVNLKQGYLLYSDPLTFDIVLLEFDRLPSRTSASRIARYWKAHQQGRQLMFFTDGTDSYAVVVPGPIESESTKARILSLSEMIFRTDNEALNSLQYMEDKKLLRELYDNSFLPYEKVREDFFHGYRDLYQKVFETVRETLGENAASYSQRFIGRLMFLYFLQKKGWLKNNKRFVDTIKDYKELNWIFYEGLSKEGNDGLPYLDGTLFEREDYFDERIEDQISEKMNAIFIEARDFLNQYNFTVDELSPLDAEVSVDPTMIGTIFENMLPEHDRGSKGTFYTPPEEISFICRRALAQYLRIEENVVNQDGQEVLQDGISLLLDRIRSEKSEKMVRELRDRILRIKIMDPAVGSGGFLLGMMQEMLSILREADESVGWTADMEDYKNRILRNLFGFDIEGEAIEIAKLRLWLSMIVDKKSAEPLPSLDMNLILIHDSLQLSSQSKLDDKIGMFWDTMNGLRSRFMNETDSTSRSRLRKELQRLQADMEKQTGVYGGTIESWGIGPVDIIVMNPPYVRQESIPADRKKHYTSNYKIDKKSDLYCYFVLRALKLINSNGIVSVISSDKWLETGYGEDLQKLLSSRLIGIYGQRGRTFEADVNSVIFVYSSDTDSSKTTDFIYLESYMSRIVRNHVRFKRSDLKPGKWFYLRAPKIFMEKIYPKLTHRLGDFAEIKRGFTTGANDFFYMKDVSSQYEADYLANPKKFQEWGVTAKNEKELKDQGLIYIENEGGERFVINSSDTKSLVRTTKDLRRYIIDKPKRLCLYTKDPGSMTKKYIEWGEKQNISIRGRKEPVIGYNNVPSVSGRKNWYYLNDLEPSNIILPMYVMDRFFIPVSREPVICDNTFYTLKSKVKGIESYLNSTIFYITMELYLRRLGGGVGEIKVTDYEQMPVPDLHKIDLSSTNIALERDVMRYFDEVKMKDRKELDSEILKLLSAESFTIEEFYKEFVELVDDRLIKADRGLKSKEATDEQDN
- a CDS encoding SNF2-related protein; this translates as MSRIIDNENEKMFSVLLRELSKSNEVAIASAYFNIGGFGLIRDAIRNKPLKFLVGRPQDESISFEEQIVRELEENEDNPEYYNLMLDAVDFFTDNHRQVRKKTGAFFHGKAYIGVTPSLERPDYGVGIVGSSNFTSAGLKTNNELNVVNTDREVLRELCDWFSRKWESSEDYKDQFLNFLRNYTVTHTPFEVVAKALYEAYKGTMLESEKIKMMNLKRFQIVSVLEARKIISAYNGVVIADSTGLGKTRTMLALAHEARKDGKKVLLIAPKSVLRTTWEKEMEELDTHIESINSEAISADPYGFLEKYSKKKCNFIIVDEAHYFKSSSSNRYKALRDLILRNGAQVVLATATPVNNTLMDLYNLIALFASEEAVQDIAGLTLRGYFTSNQKMLLEGRSLDMSSVLERFVVRHSRKFAKTLQPDVSFPDRIIDTDPLNRYRSGIDYELLKKELEDLVFAQYDLSIEKLTDLRLPTGQPISQLVVSRKKDDLKDLVKTIVILNLFKRIESSIEAFRETMLSIHDYMGKAIHIAEKTGYFLPRSAADDSLFDFDEEIPPDIFESAKYGSLKEMCRLTDTEKDWFIESCRKDRYKIEEILENIPANDEKLNRFRERLSKLVSSLNPPNGVVVFSQYTATARAVYNAVRDLKTKCYLTTGSECRDHEGRNSDITKIVGLFQEYGGVLVSTDVLSEGQNLQNGQYVVNYDFPWNPVVLIQRAGRVDRMGSKHRKIYLINMMQENSDPNDPQSLEHFIGLMKKLYTKISGIKDTIGIDSPVLGEDADPKDFGETQKRIYEGKSEVLEAIAKELEQITNDPKDKLMEIIDQMGEEWIKAIPRGIGAYKKYGRDGLFSLFTDGDRLYWRLKFFDDDTVIADPGQIVSILTERQSEDESGQKIEYKGLVEKLKALKDDTLEMIKADMRKSKSSSILPKMSKKAIAVYEKLASLDEELALRFRNVASRETLVNSLFESMGSPNFLENARRVIEKITIRESAVKETQATLKRVCWCLLSRGK
- a CDS encoding Swt1 family HEPN domain-containing protein, with the translated sequence MENSIKTKLLEFKQRAYSLLTIQIPEYPSGYNKEKVRNEVIGNIAGKIPEILGISDIIGRRKAKSIATNYLNTNMEKQRRMQRENAVRYANSQLGILVKEIKSFLSTVSVPTRNLTLSGNSYLLIRKMNRLNKYSTPTRRIMELIKVLDEIINMELIENSEITSYIQNRGPLNLLALDLINSLENCLRTMLRQEGRGMFGDNYEDIVPPYIRTRAKKRMLSQEQKESTQGEDLFSYLVFSDYLEIILQENNWECCFSQIFPSKEWIRIKINEIAPIRNSLAHSRKITKDQIDRLRINSGDIKRIIGKAFPC